In Dermacentor andersoni chromosome 4, qqDerAnde1_hic_scaffold, whole genome shotgun sequence, the following proteins share a genomic window:
- the LOC126536802 gene encoding membrane metallo-endopeptidase-like 1, whose translation MNSSAEARPPPNKSVKKKEEVRGSKPRSAAGRQRKRPPSGSDGAPTSSPQGTQVCLDSTHWLVCCTLSAIVVVVLSTLWVISSVCSSPQNASYTCVTQGCLAYSRRLLASINSSVNPCTSFTRFVCDGWQHGQRLSVWEDQFHFVLDRLTKELQGVDIPKTEQNEEQQAAAVYSSCTSVLYGGSDELEAVKTALEDAGIVWPRPSKGADVLRTLLHSSFKLGWDVLFDIYVSPTDRTVKIAVDPGKCLLFVLTKRERLTDTKQKKAYFEFLKKTFQRDGTVAVSFEETFDIAEPVLDILGELYARVSDEHPTAAGGLSHAPEIGLTEYRWLSILQGHNVSVANGLLLETSRVDYLEAALNFWKKHGSDAFHSFVSWCTVQVAALFARRDLVLNYYDWSPRLADIYHRAFCLGTSMFFSRKAPFSRYNAQVLHGNSEAIARQLTLLVRSAFSKRLSKWEYFDESITVVSNWSSLKRAFRNFEPSEEENASATARARHMASSFLSNWRQSVRERPTEEVEKIIRTIYNLGYYYLSYKFYDFQLMPYALSFPLFDVSLPASLNYGGFGAEVSSALGELLLLSYEEGKNVSQVLSLIECVRSGPFGAVKNPEMYTAYAIGYGPLVDAYKNYANGSDWAVLGLEKYTGLQLLFIALCYLECEGNDRTDGESVCNIPVQYLPEFAEAFQCAPGDPMNLASRCRLP comes from the coding sequence GTGTGCCTCGACTCTACGCACTGGCTCGTTTGTTGCACGTTATCAGCCATTGTCGTCGTGGTGCTATCGACGCTGTGGGTCATCAGCTCTGTCTGCTCTTCGCCGCAAAACGCctcctacacctgcgtgacccaAGGCTGCCTTGCCTATTCGCGTCGGCTCCTCGCGTCCATCAACAGTTCGGTAAACCCGTGCACGAGCTTCACGCGCTTCGTTTGCGATGGTTGGCAGCACGGCCAACGCCTCAGTGTGTGGGAAGACCAGTTCCACTTCGTCTTGGACAGGCTCACTAAAGAACTGCAGGGTGTCGACATACCCAAGACAGAACAGAACGAAGAGCAGCAGGCGGCCGCCGTGTACAGCAGTTGCACCAGCGTGCTTTACGGAGGTAGCGACGAGCTCGAAGCCGTAAAGACCGCACTCGAAGATGCTGGTATCGTCTGGCCCAGGCCATCCAAGGGTGCCGACGTGCTTCGAACTCTGTTGCACAGCTCCTTCAAACTAGGTTGGGACGTTCTCTTTGATATCTACGTGTCGCCGACAGACCGTACCGTGAAGATAGCCGTTGACCCTGGAAAATGTCTCCTCTTCGTGCTGACAAAACGGGAGCGCTTGACGGATACAAAGCAGAAAAAGGCATACTTTGAATTCTTGAAGAAGACCTTCCAACGGGACGGCACAGTCGCCGTAAGCTTCGAAGAGACGTTCGACATCGCGGAACCTGTGCTGGACATACTGGGCGAACTTTATGCACGGGTGTCCGACGAGCACCCAACTGCGGCTGGCGGTTTGTCTCACGCTCCGGAGATAGGCCTCACCGAATACCGATGGCTGTCCATCCTACAAGGACATAACGTTAGTGTCGCGAATGGCCTCCTGCTTGAAACTAGCCGTGTGGATTATCTTGAAGCCGCGTTAAACTTTTGGAAGAAACACGGTTCGGACGCTTTCCACTCGTTCGTGTCCTGGTGCACAGTCCAAGTTGCAGCGCTATTCGCAAGGAGAGACCTTGTTCTAAACTACTACGACTGGAGCCCTCGTCTGGCAGATATCTACCACAGGGCCTTCTGCCTGGGTACGTCCATGTTCTTCTCCAGGAAGGCACCGTTCTCGAGGTACAACGCTCAAGTTCTCCACGGAAATTCGGAGGCTATCGCGAGGCAACTGACGCTGCTCGTGCGAAGTGCATTTTCGAAGCGTCTGTCCAAGTGGGAATATTTCGACGAGAGCATTACTGTCGTCAGCAACTGGAGCTCGCTGAAAAGGGCATTTAGGAACTTCGAGCCCAGCGAAGAGGAGAACGCGTCTGCAACAGCTCGGGCAAGGCACATGGCGAGCTCCTTCTTAAGCAACTGGCGGCAGTCGGTGCGCGAGCGACCAACGGAGGAAGTCGAAAAAATTATTCGCACCATCTACAATCTCGGCTACTACTACCTGTCCTACAAGTTTTACGATTTCCAGCTGATGCCGTACGCCCTGTCCTTCCCGCTTTTTGACGTCAGTCTGCCCGCGTCTCTCAATTACGGAGGCTTTGGGGCCGAGGTGTCTAGCGCTCTCGGCGAGCTGCTCCTCCTCTCCTACGAGGAAGGGAAAAACGTGTCCCAAGTTCTGTCACTGATCGAATGCGTTCGCTCTGGGCCGTTCGGTGCGGTCAAGAATCCCGAGATGTACACAGCGTACGCAATCGGATACGGTCCGCTTGTGGATGCGTATAAGAACTACGCTAACGGTTCGGACTGGGCCGTGCTCGGGCTCGAAAAATACACGGgtctgcagctgcttttcattgCGCTGTGCTACTTGGAGTGCGAAGGCAATGACAGAACAGACGGCGAATCGGTGTGCAACATACCGGTGCAATACCTGCCCGAATTCGCGGAGGCTTTTCAGTGCGCACCGGGCGATCCCATGAACCTTGCCAGTCGGTGTAGGCTGCCCTGA